From the Musa acuminata AAA Group cultivar baxijiao chromosome BXJ3-7, Cavendish_Baxijiao_AAA, whole genome shotgun sequence genome, one window contains:
- the LOC135643869 gene encoding protein PLASTID TRANSCRIPTIONALLY ACTIVE 10-like encodes MHCFKLHHHHRHPLLLPPPFRHRPLHLLRSITLARFPSPCPLPVFPTIRLLPPVRSSASPYAADEVPVGDDDEAFLESFRPREKETEEEARRRNWVERGWAPWEEILTPEADFARKSLNEGEEVPLQSPEAIEAFRMLTPSYRRKKLEESGLSEDEYLDQQFAFKGEIPDPLETLWEGPLAVRTVPPRDWPPPGWEVDQAELEFIREAHKLQAERVDPGEEVSTDTDGMCLERYKVFLRQYKEWVAANRDRLEEESYKFDQDYYPGRRKRGKDYKDDMLELPFIYPGQICRGKVTTLHLHQGAFVDIGCVHDGWVPIKGNDWYWIRHHIKVGMHVFVEVLAKRDPYRFRFPIEMRFVNPNIDHLIFNRFDYPPIFHREEDTNPEQLWRESGRPPIPRKRPSLRMEDQSLLSDHPYVDKLWQMHNAEQMILDYEEENPDKFKTTTYESTVNVHFDEENSVEYTQAHFKGALLPKTILNTDIKELDMDSARAERQLNNKLKKEAEDREEEYKIPMLRRNVEMDEYDLMHWQRSLEEREALIRDISCRRALGLPVEEPGRYVDDKEVWGKDRYDPTSAMYRYDYWGEPKNSEKSKQERMTEDHNRSIVGRGAVWYEMSYEEAIKQRMHREAQMKAAPEQVDEKEDEDDDDDDLDIDPRILGDSNSSSVENKPVVNGTESPSMSDEGMFDD; translated from the exons ATGCACTGCTTCAAACTCCACCACCACCATCGCCACCCACTCCTTCTCCCTCCGCCCTTCCGCCACCGCCCCCTCCATCTCCTGCGTTCCATAACCCTAGCCCGCTTCCCTTCCCCTTGTCCTCTCCCTGTATTCCCTACCATCCGCCTCCTCCCACCGGTCCGCTCCTCCGCCTCCCCGTACGCCGCCGACGAGGTCCCCGTAGGTGACGACGACGAGGCATTCCTCGAGTCCTTCCGTCCCCGGGAGAAGGAGACCGAGGAGGAGGCCCGCCGCCGGAACTGGGTGGAGCGGGGCTGGGCCCCCTGGGAGGAGATCCTCACCCCGGAAGCCGACTTCGCCCGAAAGAGTCTTAATGAGGGCGAGGAGGTCCCCCTTCAGTCCCCCGAGGCCATCGAGGCCTTCCGGATGCTCACCCCTTCCTACCGCCGCAAGAAGTTGGAGGAGAGCGGCCTTTCCGAGGACGAGTACCTCGACCAGCAGTTCGCCTTCAAGGGGGAGATCCCCGACCCCCTCGAGACACTGTGGGAGGGCCCGCTTGCCGTGCGAACGGTGCCGCCAAGGGACTGGCCGCCACCGGGCTGGGAGGTCGACCAGGCGGAGCTGGAGTTCATCAGGGAGGCGCACAAGCTGCAGGCGGAGAGGGTGGATCCGGGGGAGGAGGTCAGCACCGACACCGATGGGATGTGCCTGGAGAGGTACAAGGTCTTCCTGAGGCAGTACAAGGAGTGGGTGGCGGCAAACAGGGACCGGCTTGAAGAGGAGTCTTACAAG TTTGACCAAGATTATTATCCTGGTAGGAGAAAAAGAGGCAAAGACTACAAAGATGACATG CTTGAACTCCCATTTATATACCCAGGACAG ATTTGTCGAGGTAAAGTGACAACTCTACACCTTCACCAAGGAGCCTTTGTTGACATTGGATGCGTCCATGATGG gTGGGTTCCTATAAAAGGAAATGATTGGTATTGGATCCGTCATCATATTAAAGTTGGTATGCATGTCTTTGTGGAAGTTTTG GCAAAAAGAGATCCATACCGTTTCCGTTTTCCTATTGAAATGCGCTTTGTCAATCCCAACATTGATCACCTTAT ATTCAACAGATTTGACTATCCGCCAATTTTTCACAGGGAGGAGGATACAAATCCTGAACAACTTTGG CGGGAGTCTGGAAGGCCACCCATTCCTAGAAAAAGGCCTTCACTCAGAATGGAAGATCAATCACTGTTATCAGATCATCCATATGTAGACAAG TTATGGCAGATGCACAATGCTGAGCAAATGATTCTGGATTATGAAGAGGAAAATCCTGATAAATTTAAGACCACGACATATGAGTCAACCGTTAACGTGCATTTTGATGAAGAAAATAGTGTTGAATATACACAAGCTCACTTCAAGGGGGCTTTGCTACCAAAGACAATTTTG AACACCGATATCAAAGAACTTGATATGGATTCTGCTCGTGCAGAGCGTCAG CTcaacaacaaattaaagaaggaagcAGAAGATCGAGAAGAAGAGTATAAAATTCCCATGTTGAGACGGAATGTGGAGATGGATGAGTACGATTTGATGCACTGGCAACGTTCATTAGAGGAAAGAGAAGCTCTGATCAGAGATATTAGCTG CCGAAGAGCTCTCGGCCTTCCTGTAGAGGAACCTGGGAGATACGTCGACGACAAAGAGGTCTGGGGAAAGGACCGGTACGACCCGACGAGCGCAATGTACCGTTACGACTACTGGGGAGAGCCCAAGAACTCAGAGAAGAGCAAGCAGGAGAGGATGACGGAGGATCACAACCGATCCATCGTCGGGAGAGGTGCTGTCTGGTATGAGATGTCGTATGAAGAAGCCATCAAGCAGCGAATGCATCGTGAAGCCCAAATGAAGGCAGCGCCTGAGCAAGTAGACGAGAAAGAAGACGAggacgatgacgatgatgatttAGACATCGACCCAAGAATTCTTGGAGATTCTAATTCGTCCTCTGTTGAGAACAAGCCGGTTGTAAATGGAACTGAATCACCTAGCATGTCGGATGAAGGCATGTTCGATGACTAG
- the LOC135642728 gene encoding E3 ubiquitin-protein ligase AIRP2-like isoform X1 — translation MLQSQLTRPPSFRGSLKALEADINHANTLADAIRRTYGGACLQMRVSCSPLAPVFLFLMQWLDCTCSYSLLRYLGLFQILVHKVYVDGMRTISTFERRASIREFYAIIYPSLQQLESNLAEREQSNEKGRAKEMVGRKRMEEWKKLADRDLDRDDECGICLEVCTKMVLPSCNHAMCIKCYRDWNVRSQSCPFCRGSLKRVQSRDLWVLTNRDDVIDTVALEMDNVRRFYRYIDSLPLIIPDTLFFVYYDYVV, via the exons ATGCTTCAGAGCCAGCTTACAAGGCCACCATCCTTCAGAGGTTCCCTTAAAGCCCTCGAAGCTGACATCAACCACGCCAACACCCT GGCAGATGCTATTCGGAGAACCTACGGTGGTGCCTGTCTTCAGATGAGGGTGTCTTGCAGCCCGTTGGCCCCCGTCTTTCTCTTCCTGATGCAGTGGTTGGACTGCACTTGCTCTTATAGCCTCCTTCGTTATTTAGGGCTTTTCCAGATACTTGTCCACAAG GTTTATGTTGATGGTATGAGAACTATATCCACCTTTGAAAGACGGGCTAGCATTAGAGAGTTCTATG CTATCATATATCCTTCTCTTCAACAACTCGAGAGCAACTTGGCGGAAAGAGAACAATCTAACGAGAAAGGCCGAGCTAAAGAGATGGTTGGCAGGAAAAGGATGGAAGAGTGGAAGAAGCTCGCTGACAGGGATTTGGACAGGGACGACGAGTGTGGAATTTGTCTGGAAGTTTGCACCAAAATGGTCCTGCCAAGCTGCAACCATGCTATGTGCATAAAATGCTATCGCGACTG GAATGTGAGATCTCAGTCTTGCCCCTTCTGTAGGGGAAGCCTCAAAAGAGTTCAATCAAGAGACCTATGGGTTCTTACAAATAGGGACGATGTCATTGACACTGTGGCTTTAGAGATGGACAATGTAAGGCGTTTCTATCGCTATATAGATAGTTTGCCGCTGATCATTCCCGACACCCTTTTCTTTGTCTATTATGACTATGTAGTATAA
- the LOC103992996 gene encoding regulatory protein viviparous-1-like, which produces MLAGFDAEGDHPGVDEIVLDMDGEDLIFAEDTFPSLPDFSCLSSPSPSTLHAKNTVLSPCSSTSSTSSCWSFLQVPYGGRVADVQQQPAEAASVDDMMMLAPPTLEFLESSEFSSDGLDILGDIDLLDLSIDPWEPCSLFHAGESSTAVGNGSEAIVDRTMQPCQVAEEASSEGHGEGVQQRQQLEDTSSDELARVFLDWLRSNKDSISAEDLRSIKLKRATIECADRRLGRTKHGRMQLLKLILTWVQNSHLQRKRHRPTSSDDHQPRPFPNNCNCSTADQNPAAWNPNSTDPAAGSTHPSLLAAYGIANGEMAYPGATAPYPYPHSCGTSSVVVNSQPFSPTLDFVDPNAGPWSSQLASALPSMVPPQYSGGYANQFLGHPMYHQGQHLPGLASATKEARKKRMARQRRLASLHHHRNHHNQNHLQHAHPHLGSTEGAARNWAFWTNSSSSSHKRNHMAETQTPPPAAQPQRRSPHGAASTSEKRQGWKGEKNLKFLLQKVLKQSDVGSLGRIVLPKKEAETHLPELGARDGISIPMEDIGTSQVWNMRYRFWPNNKSRMYLLENTGDFVRSNGLQEGDFIVIYSDVKCGKYMIRGVKVRQPAEAAGAPSGMNAEKKAHRRRNGLEKTGGADKMRGNSIIHGDVSP; this is translated from the exons atgtTGGCAGGGTTTGATGCTGAAGGAGATCACCCAGGAGTGGATGAGATCGTGTTGGATATGGACGGAGAGGATCTCATCTTCGCCGAGGATACCTTTCCTTCCTTGCCTGACTTCTCGTGCCTCTCTTCACCATCGCCTTCCACCTTGCATGCCAAGAACACAGTCCTGTCTCCCTGTTCTTCCACATCTTCCACCTCCTCCTGTTGGTCCTTCTTACAGGTTCCTTACGGCGGCAGGGTCGCCGATGTGCAGCAGCAGCCGGCGGAAGCTGCATCGGTCGACGACATGATGATGCTCGCACCGCCAACGTTAGAATTCCTCGAGTCGAGCGAGTTCAGCTCCGACGGGCTCGACATCCTCGGTGACATCGACCTCCTCGATCTGTCGATTGATCCCTGGGAGCCGTGTTCGCTTTTCCATGCCGGCGAGTCCAGTACGGCTGTCGGTAACGGCAGCGAGGCCATCGTTGATCGTACGATGCAGCCGTGTCAAGTTGCGGAAGAAGCGAGCTCCGAGGGCCACGGCGAAGGAGTGCAGCAGCGGCAGCAGTTGGAGGACACTTCCTCGGATGAACTGGCGAGGGTTTTCTTGGACTGGCTGAGGAGCAACAAGGACTCTATCTCGGCGGAGGACCTTCGGAGCATCAAGCTGAAGCGCGCCACCATCGAGTGCGCCGATCGCCGCCTGGGCCGAACTAAGCATGGCCGGATGCAGCTGCTGAAGCTGATACTGACCTGGGTGCAGAACAGCCATCTCCAGAGGAAGCGGCACCGGCCGACATCTTCCGACGATCACCAGCCCCGGCCGTTCCCCAACAACTGCAACTGCAGCACAGCCGATCAGAACCCTGCGGCATGGAACCCCAACTCCACGGATCCTGCCGCCGGCTCTACGCATCCGTCGCTACTCGCTGCTTACGGCATCGCCAACGGGGAGATGGCGTATCCTGGTGCAACAGCACCTTATCCTTACCCCCACAGCTGCGGCACCAGTAGCGTCGTCGTCAACAGCCAACCCTTCTCTCCGACGCTGGACTTCGTCGACCCTAATGCGGGGCCATGGTCATCGCAGTTAGCTTCAGCCTTGCCGTCCATGGTGCCGCCGCAGTATTCCGGAGGGTACGCCAACCAGTTTCTCGGTCATCCGATGTACCACCAAGGTCAACACCTACCCGGTTTGGCTTCGGCGACGAAggaggcgaggaagaagaggatggcGCGCCAGCGGCGACTCGCTTCTCTCCATCACCACCGAAATCATCATAACCAGAACCATCTGCAGCATGCTCATCCTCATCTGGGATCCACTGAAGGTGCTGCAAGGAACTGGGCTTTCTGGACCAATTCCTCTTCGTCGTCGCACAAAAGGAACCACATGGCCGAGACGCAGACACCGCCTCCTGCGGCTCAACCGCAGCGGAGGTCTCCGCACGGTGCAGCTTCGACCTCAGAGAAACGTCAG GGATGGAAGGGCGAGAAGAACTTGAAGTTCCTGCTGCAGAAGGTGCTGAAGCAGAGCGACGTGGGTAGCCTCGGCCGGATCGTGCTGCCCAAA aaggAAGCGGAGACCCACCTGCCGGAGCTGGGCGCAAGGGACGGGATCTCCATCCCGATGGAGGACATCGGGACCTCCCAGGTGTGGAACATGCGCTACAG GTTCTGGCCGAACAACAAGAGCAGGATGTATCTCCTGGAAAACACAG GAGATTTTGTGAGGTCAAACGGGCTGCAAGAAGGGGACTTCATCGTGATTTACTCCGACGTCAAGTGCGGCAAATAC ATGATTCGGGGAGTGAAGGTTCGACAGCCGGCGGAGGCAGCAGGAGCACCGAGCGGCATGAACGCTGAGAAGAAGGCACATCGAAGAAGGAACGGCTTGGAGAAGACGGGTGGTGCAGATAAAATGAGAGGAAACAGCATCATCCATGGGGATGTTTcaccctag
- the LOC135642728 gene encoding E3 ubiquitin-protein ligase AIRP2-like isoform X2 has product MLQSQLTRPPSFRGSLKALEADINHANTLADAIRRTYGGACLQMRVSCSPLAPVFLFLMQWLDCTCSYSLLRYLGLFQILVHKVYVDGMRTISTFERRASIREFYAIIYPSLQQLESNLAEREQSNEKGRAKEMVGRKRMEEWKKLADRDLDRDDECGICLEVCTKMVLPSCNHAMCIKCYRDWNVRSQSCPFCRGSLKRVQSRDLWVLTNRDDVIDTVALEMDNYNQET; this is encoded by the exons ATGCTTCAGAGCCAGCTTACAAGGCCACCATCCTTCAGAGGTTCCCTTAAAGCCCTCGAAGCTGACATCAACCACGCCAACACCCT GGCAGATGCTATTCGGAGAACCTACGGTGGTGCCTGTCTTCAGATGAGGGTGTCTTGCAGCCCGTTGGCCCCCGTCTTTCTCTTCCTGATGCAGTGGTTGGACTGCACTTGCTCTTATAGCCTCCTTCGTTATTTAGGGCTTTTCCAGATACTTGTCCACAAG GTTTATGTTGATGGTATGAGAACTATATCCACCTTTGAAAGACGGGCTAGCATTAGAGAGTTCTATG CTATCATATATCCTTCTCTTCAACAACTCGAGAGCAACTTGGCGGAAAGAGAACAATCTAACGAGAAAGGCCGAGCTAAAGAGATGGTTGGCAGGAAAAGGATGGAAGAGTGGAAGAAGCTCGCTGACAGGGATTTGGACAGGGACGACGAGTGTGGAATTTGTCTGGAAGTTTGCACCAAAATGGTCCTGCCAAGCTGCAACCATGCTATGTGCATAAAATGCTATCGCGACTG GAATGTGAGATCTCAGTCTTGCCCCTTCTGTAGGGGAAGCCTCAAAAGAGTTCAATCAAGAGACCTATGGGTTCTTACAAATAGGGACGATGTCATTGACACTGTGGCTTTAGAGATGGACAAT TATAATCAGGAGACTTGA
- the LOC135642019 gene encoding probable carboxylesterase 11, whose amino-acid sequence MPSVAVKVYSLFFKLLLKHKLQHRSQMEDAESPFGVTSRPEESTAPANPSFGPDGVATKDIHIDPLTALSIRIFLPDPSLHRGGARPRWSPDLDRRNSYGGSPATPSHDHGRRSSYDGAGSAHENGNGADAAAAAGNYRGYLPSVVDARRRTDRSKKLPIIIQFHGGGFVAGSNTSAANDFFCRRMAKLCDAMVIAVGYRLAPESRYPAAFDDGLKVLNWLGKQAKLVECKISMGTARGGGIGEVRRSQIVDTFGASTVEPWLAAHGDPSRCVLLGVSCGANIADYVARKAVDAGKLIEPVKVVAQVLMYPFFVGSVPTHSEIKLANSYFYDKSLCLLAWKLFLPEDEFSLDHPAANPLVPGRGPPLRCMPPTLTVVAEHDWMRDRAIAYSEELRKVNVDAPVLEYKDAVHEFATLDMLLKTPQAQACAEDIAIWVKKYISIRGHEFSY is encoded by the exons ATGCCGAGCGTGGCGGTGAAGGTGTACAGTTTGTTCTTCAAGCTGTTGCTGAAGCACAAGCTGCAGCACCGGTCGCAGATGGAAGACGCGGAAAGCCCCTTCGGTGTCACATCCCGCCCGGAGGAGTCCACCGCCCCGGCTAACCCTTCATTCGGCCCCGATGGAGTCGCTACCAAGGACATCCACATCGACCCCCTCACCGCCCTCTCCATCCGCATCTTCCTCCCGGACCCCTCACTCCACCGCGGGGGTGCCAGGCCCCGTTGGTCCCCCGATCTCGACCGCCGCAACAGCTACGGCGGTTCCCCCGCCACCCCCTCGCACGACCACGGCCGCCGCAGCAGCTACGACGGAGCCGGATCCGCGCACGAGAATGGCAATGGCGCcgatgccgccgccgccgcagggAACTACAGAGGATATCTGCCGTCCGTCGTGGACGCGCGTCGTCGGACGGACAGATCGAAGAAGCTTCCGATCATCATCCAGTTTCACGGAGGCGGCTTCGTCGCCGGGAGCAATACGTCGGCCGCGAATGATTTCTTCTGCCGGCGGATGGCGAAGCTTTGCGATGCAATGGTGATTGCGGTCGGGTATAGGCTGGCGCCTGAGAGCCGGTATCCGGCTGCATTTGACGACGGGCTTAAAGTGCTGAATTGGTTGGGGAAGCAGGCAAAACTTGTGGAATGTAAAATATCGATGGGGACTGCGAGGGGAGGAGGGATTGGAGAGGTGAGGAGGTCCCAGATCGTTGATACATTTGGGGCGTCCACTGTGGAGCCATGGCTGGCAGCTCACGGCGATCCTTCCAG GTGTGTTCTACTCGGTGTAAGCTGTGGGGCTAATATTGCAGATTATGTTGCTCGAAAAGCAGTTGACGCTGGAAAACTGATAGAGCCAGTCAAGGTTGTCGCCCAAGTTCTGATGTATCCCTTCTTCGTTGGAAGCGTCCCCACTCATTCGGAAATAAAGCTAGCAAATTCCTACTTCTACGACAAATCTTTGTGTCTACTGGCTTGGAAGTTGTTCTTACCCGAGGACGAGTTCAGTCTAGACCATCCAGCTGCAAACCCGCTCGTGCCAGGCAGGGGACCTCCATTGAGATGCATGCCTCCGACGCTCACAGTGGTTGCGGAGCATGACTGGATGAGGGACCGTGCAATCGCGTACTCCGAGGAGCTTCGCAAGGTAAACGTCGACGCACCAGTCCTGGAATACAAAGATGCAGTTCATGAGTTTGCCACACTCGACATGCTCCTCAAGACTCCTCAGGCACAGGCCTGTGCTGAAGACATTGCAATATGGGTGAAGAAGTATATATCGATCCGCGGGCACGAGTTCTCGTATTAG